Proteins from a genomic interval of Mycolicibacterium grossiae:
- a CDS encoding exodeoxyribonuclease III, with protein MRLATWNVNSIRSRIDRVTSWLERADVDVLAMQETKCKDEQFPTLPFASLGYEVVHTGSSQWNGVAIASRVGITDVAVGFDGQPTWEEASEARALGATCDGVRVWSLYVPNGRTVDSPHYAYKLDWLAALRRTASGWLAEDPRAQIALVGDWNIAPTDEDVWDIEVFRHSTHVTEPERAAFRAIEAEFPDVVRPFAPGPENFTYWDYTQLRFPRREGMRIDFVLGSPALAERVGHAEIVRAERKPGKKGTPPPSDHAPVLVDLT; from the coding sequence ATGCGCCTGGCCACGTGGAACGTGAACTCCATCCGTTCGCGCATCGACCGCGTCACCTCCTGGTTGGAGCGCGCCGACGTCGACGTCCTGGCCATGCAGGAGACGAAGTGCAAGGACGAGCAGTTCCCGACGCTGCCCTTCGCCTCGCTGGGCTACGAGGTCGTGCACACCGGGTCCAGCCAGTGGAACGGCGTGGCGATCGCCTCGCGCGTCGGGATCACCGACGTCGCGGTCGGTTTCGACGGGCAGCCGACGTGGGAGGAGGCCTCCGAGGCGCGCGCGCTCGGCGCCACGTGCGACGGCGTGCGGGTGTGGAGCCTGTACGTGCCCAACGGCCGCACCGTCGACTCCCCGCACTACGCCTACAAGCTCGACTGGCTCGCCGCGCTGCGGCGCACGGCGTCCGGGTGGCTCGCCGAGGATCCGCGCGCGCAGATCGCGCTGGTCGGCGACTGGAACATCGCGCCGACCGACGAGGACGTCTGGGACATCGAGGTGTTCCGGCACAGCACCCACGTGACCGAGCCCGAGCGCGCGGCGTTCCGCGCCATCGAGGCCGAATTCCCCGACGTGGTGCGGCCCTTCGCGCCCGGTCCGGAGAACTTCACCTACTGGGACTACACCCAGCTGCGCTTCCCTCGGCGCGAGGGCATGCGGATCGACTTCGTGCTCGGCTCCCCCGCACTGGCCGAGCGGGTCGGGCACGCCGAGATCGTGCGCGCCGAACGCAAGCCGGGCAAGAAGGGCACCCCGCCGCCCAGCGACCACGCGCCGGTCCTCGTCGACCTCACCTGA
- a CDS encoding LytR C-terminal domain-containing protein: protein MNQRETSGLPLRAIVMVLLFLGVVFLLVGFQSMGSDDDAADSTSSSVVSTVTPAPSTSAAASGQAAPRAEVRVFNVSDVAGAAENVANRLRDDEWNVVETGNLPPEGVTATTVYWGEAAGERQSAEQIGKLLDAPVAERTPPLADRPPGVIVVVTG, encoded by the coding sequence ATGAACCAGCGAGAGACCTCCGGGTTGCCCCTGCGCGCCATCGTGATGGTGCTCCTCTTCCTGGGCGTGGTGTTCCTGCTGGTCGGGTTCCAGTCGATGGGCTCCGACGACGACGCCGCCGACAGCACCTCCTCCAGCGTGGTCAGCACCGTCACCCCCGCCCCGAGCACGTCGGCCGCGGCGTCCGGCCAGGCCGCGCCGCGCGCCGAGGTGCGGGTCTTCAACGTCTCCGACGTCGCGGGCGCCGCGGAGAACGTGGCCAACCGGCTGCGCGACGACGAGTGGAACGTCGTCGAGACCGGCAACCTGCCGCCGGAGGGCGTGACGGCCACCACCGTCTACTGGGGCGAGGCCGCCGGTGAACGCCAGTCCGCCGAGCAGATCGGCAAGCTCCTCGACGCGCCGGTGGCCGAACGGACGCCCCCGCTGGCAGACCGACCGCCCGGCGTCATCGTCGTCGTCACCGGCTAG
- a CDS encoding N-acetylglutamate synthase, CG3035 family, which yields MLPPLGSRVSLRYRLPEGEVPPHTDVVGHVERADATVGVRTRHGDLVEVAADDVLAVRVIPEMPVRTSQIRNLEHAAALAWPGTEHVWLDGWFLRFGDGHTRRANSAVPVEAWASPATVPAIVDWYGARGVTPLLAAPDRLLRLRPDVPADGANAVLVADVAPGPPAVSVVITNAPDENWRSVDPRAVPDEVLTAVVDGVVAFATIEGVAAARGAVTSAPDGTRWVGLSAVHVVESARRGGHGRAICDALLAWGAGHGATRAYVQVLDDNAAALRLYAAMGFRTQHGSRYVDARRL from the coding sequence ATGCTGCCGCCGCTCGGATCCCGGGTGAGCCTGCGCTACCGGCTGCCCGAGGGCGAGGTGCCGCCGCACACCGACGTCGTCGGGCACGTCGAGCGCGCCGACGCGACGGTCGGTGTCCGCACCCGGCACGGCGACCTGGTGGAGGTGGCGGCCGACGACGTGCTGGCGGTGCGCGTCATCCCGGAAATGCCGGTGCGCACGTCGCAGATCCGCAACCTCGAGCACGCCGCCGCGCTGGCCTGGCCCGGGACCGAGCACGTCTGGCTGGACGGCTGGTTCCTGCGCTTCGGCGACGGCCACACCCGTCGCGCCAACTCGGCGGTCCCGGTCGAGGCATGGGCGTCGCCGGCGACGGTGCCCGCGATCGTCGACTGGTACGGCGCGCGCGGCGTCACCCCGCTGCTCGCGGCACCCGACCGACTGTTGCGGCTACGCCCGGACGTCCCCGCCGACGGCGCGAACGCCGTGCTGGTGGCCGACGTCGCGCCCGGCCCGCCGGCGGTCTCGGTCGTCATCACCAACGCCCCCGACGAGAACTGGCGGTCGGTCGACCCGCGCGCCGTGCCGGACGAGGTGCTGACGGCCGTCGTCGACGGCGTCGTCGCCTTCGCGACGATCGAGGGCGTCGCCGCGGCGCGCGGCGCGGTCACCTCGGCTCCCGACGGCACCCGCTGGGTGGGCCTGTCGGCGGTGCACGTGGTCGAGTCCGCCCGGCGCGGCGGGCACGGCCGGGCCATCTGCGACGCCCTGCTCGCCTGGGGTGCCGGCCACGGCGCGACCCGCGCGTACGTGCAGGTGCTCGACGACAACGCGGCCGCACTGAGGCTCTACGCGGCCATGGGCTTCCGCACCCAACACGGCAGCCGCTACGTCGACGCCCGTAGGCTCTGA
- the mbp1 gene encoding microaggregate-binding protein 1 → MSDSGPENAVKGIVEDVKGKAKEVIGTVTDRDDLREEGRAQQDKADAQRDVAQKEGEADAARAAASAAEARQKAAE, encoded by the coding sequence ATGAGCGACAGCGGACCCGAGAACGCCGTCAAGGGCATCGTCGAGGACGTCAAGGGCAAGGCCAAGGAGGTCATCGGCACGGTCACCGACCGTGACGACCTTCGCGAGGAAGGCCGCGCGCAGCAGGACAAGGCCGACGCGCAGCGCGACGTCGCCCAGAAGGAAGGCGAGGCCGACGCCGCACGCGCCGCTGCCAGTGCCGCCGAAGCGCGGCAGAAGGCTGCCGAGTAA
- a CDS encoding glycoside hydrolase family 15 protein: protein MTAYGVPPTRPFGPRDGQLPISDHAVLGDGSTCALVRRDGALPWLCVPRFDAPPLFAGLLDARRGGSWSIAPEGLSGGEQRYVDDTAVVITTLSGAGGTVEVTDFQALRSGADLTELGTAARGQLVRVARVVSGSVRLRIAFTPRHGRFGRHGGDWTIASPDHPVLPLRLRSSHPLHDDGDGTLAATVTLRAGQTYETSLVWAPERRIEVGTPTATLLARTERAWRQWATHIDYEGPQRHLVRRSALTLKLLDHSSTGGIMAAATSSLPEWVGGERNWDYRYTWVRDAAFSTYSLRRIGLTSEADAFLAWTLGCAERDGGPSIMYALDGGQPPAEHTDPTLSGWRDSAPVRWGNGAAGQTQHDVYGELLDVAYQWVRAGGHVDDHLWSILAGLADAAAAQWRSPDHGIWEIRDTGRPFTYSVAMCQVAVDRALRIAEATGRTSSVERWRRSVKEIGYALDHGAWDAERGTFTEQLSGDGSHRGGLDGALLALPLRRVVDFTDPRMIATVEAVRRDLDAGDGLLYRYRHDVSSDGLAGPEGAFLLCSFWLVDNLTGQGRIDEALSLYDSLCARANHVGLLSEEIDPRDGSFLGNFPQAFSHIGVIASGHRLTRAMGSRRG from the coding sequence ATGACCGCTTACGGAGTGCCTCCCACCCGCCCCTTCGGACCGCGCGACGGCCAGCTGCCGATCTCCGACCACGCAGTGCTCGGGGACGGCAGCACGTGCGCCCTGGTCCGGCGCGACGGCGCGCTGCCCTGGCTGTGCGTACCTCGGTTCGACGCGCCGCCGCTCTTCGCCGGTCTCCTCGACGCACGTCGCGGCGGATCCTGGAGCATCGCCCCGGAAGGACTGAGCGGCGGTGAGCAGCGCTACGTCGACGACACCGCCGTGGTGATCACCACGTTGAGCGGCGCCGGCGGCACCGTCGAGGTCACCGACTTCCAGGCGCTGCGCTCGGGTGCCGACCTGACCGAACTCGGCACCGCGGCCCGTGGCCAGCTCGTGCGCGTGGCCCGAGTCGTGTCGGGCTCCGTGCGGCTGCGCATCGCCTTCACCCCGCGCCACGGGCGATTCGGCCGGCACGGCGGGGACTGGACCATCGCGTCACCCGACCACCCGGTCCTGCCCCTGCGGTTGCGGTCCTCGCATCCGTTGCACGACGACGGCGACGGGACGCTGGCGGCGACGGTGACGCTGCGGGCCGGCCAGACCTACGAGACGTCCCTGGTGTGGGCGCCCGAGCGTCGGATCGAGGTCGGCACCCCGACGGCCACGCTCCTGGCCCGCACCGAACGGGCGTGGCGGCAGTGGGCCACCCACATCGACTACGAGGGTCCGCAGCGGCATCTCGTCCGCCGCTCGGCGCTGACGCTGAAGCTCCTCGACCACTCCTCCACCGGCGGAATCATGGCTGCCGCGACGTCATCGCTGCCGGAATGGGTAGGCGGCGAACGCAATTGGGACTACCGCTACACGTGGGTCCGCGACGCCGCGTTCTCGACGTACTCATTACGCCGCATCGGGCTGACCAGCGAGGCGGACGCCTTCCTCGCCTGGACGCTGGGCTGCGCCGAACGCGACGGCGGCCCGTCGATCATGTACGCACTCGACGGCGGACAGCCGCCCGCGGAGCACACCGACCCGACGCTGTCCGGCTGGCGCGACAGCGCACCGGTGCGGTGGGGAAACGGAGCTGCCGGTCAGACCCAGCACGACGTCTACGGCGAACTGCTCGACGTCGCCTACCAGTGGGTGCGGGCCGGCGGTCACGTCGACGACCACCTGTGGTCCATCCTCGCAGGACTCGCCGACGCGGCCGCGGCCCAGTGGCGGTCACCCGACCACGGCATCTGGGAGATCCGGGACACCGGTCGTCCCTTCACCTACTCGGTGGCGATGTGTCAGGTGGCGGTCGACCGCGCGCTGCGCATCGCCGAGGCCACCGGCCGTACGTCCTCGGTCGAGCGGTGGCGGCGCTCGGTGAAGGAGATCGGCTACGCGCTCGACCACGGCGCCTGGGATGCCGAGCGGGGCACGTTCACCGAACAGCTGTCCGGCGACGGTTCGCACCGCGGCGGTCTCGACGGCGCACTGCTCGCCCTGCCGCTGCGGCGCGTCGTCGACTTCACCGATCCGCGGATGATCGCCACCGTCGAGGCGGTCCGACGCGACCTCGACGCCGGCGATGGCCTGCTCTACCGCTACCGGCACGACGTGTCCTCCGACGGGCTCGCCGGTCCTGAGGGCGCGTTCCTGCTGTGCTCGTTCTGGTTGGTGGACAACCTGACCGGGCAGGGCCGCATAGACGAAGCGTTGTCGCTATACGACTCGCTGTGCGCACGCGCCAACCACGTCGGCCTGCTCAGCGAGGAGATCGACCCGCGCGACGGCTCGTTCCTCGGCAACTTTCCGCAAGCGTTCAGCCACATCGGGGTCATCGCCAGTGGTCACCGCCTGACCCGCGCAATGGGTTCGCGCCGTGGGTGA
- a CDS encoding sensor histidine kinase gives MVGVCTLVTTVVLAVGALSIVTMNSYVTSVSDADLRHSLAALDHVYDEQRLDAGARAGLLTDFTGQAPGTVIAVTRGGVVTRSAEFDDDGPRPAPEAAIRALESLRWTDGAPRTVDLGDLGRHRVAGLDRGDGTRLISAVSLESAEAAILQKIGAVALITALAAAVAAVGTVLLVRRELRPLRRVAATAARAARIPLGDEEHRITARVRRSDSDPDNEVGIVGETLNRLLANVDSALAMRAEADRRMRRFLTDASHELRTPLAAISGYAELTRQEAAALPPTTEYALARIEAESRRMSALIGDMLLLSRLDEGQGLDVEIVDACSVVADAVNDVTVTAADHRFVTDLPDDPVWVRGDGPRLHQVLTNLLTNARNHTPAGTTVTTTVRTGADGVELSVVDDGPGIDPEIVPHLFGRFVRANKARSREANSTGLGLAIVSSIVEAHGGTVSVDSRRGRTEFLVRLPAADLDAELQDAASDLARV, from the coding sequence ATGGTGGGCGTCTGCACGCTCGTCACCACCGTGGTGCTGGCCGTCGGTGCGCTGTCGATCGTCACGATGAACAGCTACGTGACCTCCGTCAGCGACGCCGACCTGCGGCACTCCCTCGCCGCGCTCGACCACGTCTACGACGAGCAGCGCCTCGACGCCGGCGCACGGGCCGGCCTGCTGACCGACTTCACAGGTCAGGCGCCCGGGACGGTCATCGCGGTGACGCGTGGCGGCGTCGTCACGCGGTCGGCCGAATTCGACGACGACGGACCACGCCCCGCGCCGGAGGCGGCGATTCGCGCCCTCGAGTCGCTGCGGTGGACCGACGGCGCGCCGCGGACCGTCGACCTCGGCGACCTCGGCAGGCACCGGGTCGCGGGCCTCGACCGCGGGGACGGCACCCGCTTGATCTCGGCGGTCTCGCTGGAGAGCGCCGAGGCGGCGATCCTGCAGAAGATCGGCGCCGTCGCGCTCATCACGGCTCTCGCCGCGGCCGTCGCGGCGGTCGGCACCGTCCTGCTGGTCCGCCGCGAGCTGCGGCCGCTGCGGCGGGTGGCGGCCACCGCGGCGCGGGCCGCGCGGATCCCACTCGGCGACGAGGAACACCGCATCACAGCGCGCGTGCGCCGCTCGGACTCCGATCCGGACAACGAGGTCGGCATCGTCGGCGAGACGCTGAATCGACTACTGGCGAACGTGGATTCGGCGCTCGCCATGCGTGCCGAGGCCGACCGGAGGATGCGCCGCTTCCTCACCGACGCCAGCCACGAACTGCGGACACCGTTGGCGGCGATCTCCGGCTACGCCGAACTGACGCGGCAGGAGGCGGCCGCGCTGCCGCCCACCACCGAGTACGCGCTGGCGCGCATCGAGGCCGAGTCCCGCCGCATGAGCGCTCTCATCGGCGACATGCTCCTGCTGTCGCGTCTCGACGAAGGGCAGGGCCTGGACGTCGAGATCGTCGACGCGTGCAGTGTCGTGGCCGATGCGGTCAACGACGTCACGGTCACCGCAGCCGACCATCGGTTCGTGACCGACCTCCCCGACGATCCGGTGTGGGTGCGCGGCGACGGACCGCGGTTGCACCAGGTGCTGACCAACCTGCTCACCAATGCCCGCAACCACACTCCGGCGGGTACGACCGTGACCACGACGGTCCGGACCGGAGCCGACGGCGTCGAACTGTCGGTCGTCGACGACGGCCCGGGCATCGACCCGGAGATCGTGCCGCACCTCTTCGGCCGCTTCGTCCGCGCCAACAAGGCCCGTTCGCGCGAGGCCAACAGCACGGGCCTCGGTCTGGCGATCGTGTCGTCGATCGTCGAGGCGCACGGCGGCACCGTCTCGGTCGACTCGCGCCGCGGTCGCACCGAGTTCCTCGTCCGTCTCCCGGCCGCCGACCTCGACGCGGAGTTGCAGGACGCCGCATCGGATCTCGCGCGCGTTTGA
- a CDS encoding DUF3263 domain-containing protein, with product MDGAIARTDQSGDDSALTDGLTRREHDILAFERQWWKYAGSKEDAIKELFSMSATRYYQVLNALVDRPEALAVDPMLVKRLRRLRASRQKARAARKLGFDLT from the coding sequence ATGGACGGCGCCATCGCACGGACTGATCAGTCCGGAGACGACTCTGCGCTCACCGATGGTCTGACCCGCCGCGAACACGACATCCTGGCCTTCGAACGGCAGTGGTGGAAGTACGCGGGCTCCAAGGAAGACGCCATCAAGGAGCTGTTCTCCATGTCGGCCACGCGGTACTACCAGGTGCTCAACGCGCTGGTGGACCGCCCCGAGGCACTCGCGGTGGACCCGATGCTCGTGAAGCGGCTGCGCCGCCTGCGCGCCAGTCGGCAGAAGGCGCGGGCCGCTCGCAAGCTGGGTTTCGACCTCACCTGA
- the sodC gene encoding superoxide dismutase[Cu-Zn]: MPISASLRLVAATALLVPVAAACTPNEPVATQPGTTPSVWTGSPAPSAGAQEGEGGAAPAGETLTAEIKTPDGTTVATAEFAFEGGHANVTVQTTAPGQLAPGFHGMHIHSVGKCEAASVAPTGGAPGDFLSAGGHFQVPGHSGHPASGDLASLQVREDGSAMLVTTTDAFTAEQLLAGQKTAIIIHEKSDNFANIPPEKYQQTNGTPGPDQETLATGDAGKRVACGVISPST, from the coding sequence ATGCCGATCTCTGCTTCGCTCCGCCTCGTCGCCGCCACGGCGCTGCTCGTTCCGGTCGCGGCAGCATGCACGCCCAACGAGCCCGTCGCCACCCAGCCCGGCACCACCCCGTCGGTGTGGACCGGTTCGCCGGCACCGTCGGCCGGTGCGCAGGAGGGCGAGGGCGGCGCGGCTCCGGCCGGCGAGACGCTGACCGCCGAGATCAAGACGCCCGACGGCACCACCGTCGCGACCGCCGAGTTCGCGTTCGAGGGCGGGCACGCCAACGTCACCGTGCAGACCACCGCGCCGGGGCAGTTGGCGCCCGGCTTCCACGGCATGCACATCCACTCCGTCGGCAAGTGCGAGGCCGCGTCGGTGGCCCCCACCGGCGGCGCGCCCGGCGACTTCCTGTCCGCGGGTGGGCACTTCCAGGTTCCCGGCCACAGCGGTCACCCGGCCAGCGGCGACCTCGCGTCGCTGCAGGTCCGCGAGGACGGCTCGGCGATGCTGGTGACGACGACCGACGCCTTCACCGCCGAGCAGCTGCTCGCCGGGCAGAAGACGGCGATCATCATCCACGAGAAGTCGGACAACTTCGCCAACATCCCGCCGGAGAAGTACCAGCAGACCAACGGCACGCCCGGCCCGGACCAGGAGACGCTCGCCACCGGCGATGCCGGCAAGCGCGTCGCCTGCGGCGTCATCTCGCCCTCCACGTAG
- a CDS encoding cation:proton antiporter — MTTVLDVLAGALVLAGSTLALTAAIGIVRFGDTMSRMHSATKPQVLGLLLVLAGAAIRLRGHADVGMVILTGMFTLITAPVVANRVGQLAYREQSYRDDLLTRDEMAERSED; from the coding sequence GTGACCACCGTCCTCGACGTCCTCGCCGGCGCACTGGTGCTCGCCGGCTCGACGCTGGCGCTGACCGCCGCGATCGGCATCGTCCGCTTCGGCGACACCATGTCGCGCATGCACTCGGCCACCAAGCCGCAGGTGCTCGGACTACTGCTGGTGCTCGCCGGGGCCGCCATCCGGCTGCGCGGCCACGCCGACGTCGGCATGGTGATCCTCACCGGAATGTTCACCCTCATCACCGCGCCGGTGGTCGCCAACCGCGTCGGTCAGCTCGCCTACCGCGAGCAGAGCTACCGCGACGACCTGCTGACGCGCGACGAGATGGCCGAACGCAGCGAGGACTGA
- a CDS encoding peptide deformylase gives MAVVPIRIVGDPVLHTATTPVPVGADGSLPADLASLITDLFDTMDAAHGVGLAANQIGVATRVFVYDCADDRGKTLRRRGVVVNPVLETSEVPETMPDPDDDDEGCLSVPGESFPTGRATWARVTGLDGDGTPITLEGNGLFARMLQHETGHLDGFLYLDRLIGRHARAAKRAVKSHGWGVPGHTWMPGEDPDPFGH, from the coding sequence ATGGCCGTCGTCCCGATCCGCATCGTGGGAGATCCCGTCCTGCACACCGCGACCACCCCGGTGCCCGTCGGCGCCGATGGTTCGCTGCCGGCGGACCTCGCCTCGCTCATCACCGACCTCTTCGACACGATGGATGCCGCCCACGGAGTGGGCTTGGCCGCCAACCAGATCGGAGTGGCGACGCGCGTCTTCGTCTACGACTGCGCCGACGACCGCGGCAAGACGCTGCGCCGCCGCGGCGTGGTGGTGAACCCGGTCCTGGAGACCTCCGAGGTCCCCGAGACGATGCCCGATCCGGACGACGACGACGAGGGCTGCCTGTCGGTGCCCGGCGAGTCGTTCCCGACGGGGCGCGCCACCTGGGCGCGCGTCACCGGGCTCGACGGCGACGGCACGCCCATCACGCTGGAGGGCAACGGCCTGTTCGCCCGCATGCTGCAGCACGAGACCGGCCACCTCGACGGCTTCCTCTACCTCGACCGGCTGATCGGCAGGCACGCCCGCGCCGCCAAGCGCGCCGTCAAGTCGCACGGCTGGGGTGTGCCCGGGCACACCTGGATGCCGGGCGAGGATCCCGACCCGTTCGGCCACTAG
- a CDS encoding monovalent cation/H+ antiporter complex subunit F, with product MTWVWTVSAVLLTAAAAITMYRLLAGPGTLDRLVALDTFVAVTMCAIGTWAAFSLDTTVTYSLTALALISFVGSVSVARFRVRDRDEGSQR from the coding sequence ATGACCTGGGTATGGACGGTGTCGGCGGTGCTGCTGACCGCGGCCGCGGCCATCACGATGTACCGGCTGCTCGCCGGACCGGGCACGCTGGACCGCCTCGTCGCGCTGGACACGTTCGTCGCGGTGACGATGTGCGCGATCGGCACGTGGGCGGCGTTCAGCCTCGACACCACCGTGACGTACAGCCTGACGGCGCTGGCCCTGATCAGCTTCGTCGGCTCGGTCAGCGTCGCCCGCTTCCGGGTGCGCGACCGCGACGAAGGGAGCCAGCGGTGA
- a CDS encoding glutamate--cysteine ligase has protein sequence MSQRIDFAGSARPTVGVEWEFALVDPVTRDLSNEAAAVIDEIGETPHVHKELLRNTVEVVTGICDNAGEAMDDLRGTLGTTRRIVEARGMELFCAGTHPFANWSAAQLTDAPRYAELIKRTQWWGRQMLIWGVHVHVGVSSAHKVMPIITSLLNHYPHLLALSASSPYWAGHDTGYASNRAMMFQQLPTAGLPFHFQKWSHFERFVADQKKTGIIDHMNEIRWDIRPSPHLGTVEVRIFDGVSNIDELGALVALTHCLIVDLDRRLDAGEQLPTMPPWHVQENKWRAARYGLDAVIILDADSNERLVTEDLDEVLNRLEPVAASLGCSDELAAVSSIARGGASYQRQRRVAEDNDGDLRAVVDALVGELVL, from the coding sequence GTGTCGCAGCGCATCGACTTCGCCGGATCGGCCCGGCCGACCGTGGGCGTCGAGTGGGAGTTCGCGCTCGTCGACCCGGTCACGCGCGACCTGAGCAACGAGGCCGCCGCGGTCATCGACGAGATCGGCGAGACACCGCACGTGCACAAGGAGTTGCTGCGCAACACCGTCGAGGTGGTCACCGGCATCTGCGACAACGCCGGTGAGGCGATGGACGACCTGCGCGGCACGCTCGGCACCACGCGGCGAATCGTGGAGGCCCGCGGCATGGAGTTGTTCTGCGCGGGCACGCACCCGTTCGCGAACTGGTCGGCCGCGCAACTGACCGACGCGCCGCGCTACGCCGAGCTGATCAAGCGCACCCAGTGGTGGGGGCGGCAGATGTTGATCTGGGGGGTGCACGTGCACGTCGGCGTGTCCTCGGCGCACAAGGTGATGCCGATCATCACGTCGCTGCTCAATCACTATCCGCACCTGCTGGCGCTGTCGGCGTCCTCGCCCTACTGGGCCGGACACGACACCGGGTACGCGAGCAACCGCGCCATGATGTTCCAACAGCTGCCGACGGCCGGCCTGCCCTTCCACTTTCAGAAGTGGTCGCACTTCGAGCGCTTCGTGGCCGACCAGAAGAAGACCGGCATCATCGACCACATGAACGAGATCCGGTGGGACATCCGGCCGTCGCCGCATCTCGGCACCGTGGAGGTGCGGATCTTCGACGGCGTCTCCAACATCGACGAACTCGGCGCGCTCGTCGCGCTGACGCACTGCCTGATCGTCGACCTGGACCGGCGGCTCGACGCCGGCGAGCAGCTGCCGACGATGCCGCCGTGGCACGTGCAGGAGAACAAGTGGCGCGCAGCGCGTTACGGCCTGGACGCGGTCATCATCCTGGACGCCGACAGCAACGAGCGGCTGGTCACCGAGGACCTCGACGAGGTGCTGAACCGGCTGGAACCGGTCGCCGCGTCGCTGGGCTGCTCCGACGAACTGGCCGCGGTGTCGTCGATCGCCCGGGGCGGTGCGTCGTATCAGCGGCAGCGCCGCGTGGCCGAGGACAACGACGGGGACCTGCGCGCCGTGGTCGACGCGCTCGTCGGCGAGTTGGTGCTGTAA
- a CDS encoding YoaK family protein, whose product MPDKGFPADPRTRFRFAVALATIAGIADAIGFMQYSQLFMSFMSGNTTRMGEAASSADWVGVARFGTVIAVFCFGAFAGTLIAAWSGRWRLPALLLTQATLLLTGILIPHGPEAVPWHVYPIVLALGLQNATLQDESGRSLALTYVTGSIVRFGAGLANMLLHKPSPSFWIQGPLWAGLAGGAVIGGVLQRAFGEAAFAVPATFLLTLAVMALLLTIRHPTNDLVTSAHAPQPDAHPEAKPTVSV is encoded by the coding sequence ATGCCCGACAAAGGCTTCCCGGCCGACCCGAGGACGCGGTTCCGCTTCGCGGTCGCGCTGGCCACCATCGCCGGCATCGCCGACGCGATCGGCTTCATGCAGTATTCGCAGCTGTTCATGTCCTTCATGAGTGGCAACACCACCCGGATGGGCGAGGCCGCCAGCTCAGCCGACTGGGTGGGCGTCGCGCGCTTCGGCACCGTCATCGCCGTCTTCTGCTTCGGCGCGTTCGCCGGCACGCTCATCGCCGCGTGGTCGGGGCGGTGGCGACTCCCCGCGCTCCTGCTCACCCAGGCGACGCTGCTGCTCACCGGCATCCTGATTCCGCACGGCCCCGAGGCGGTCCCGTGGCACGTCTACCCGATCGTGCTGGCCCTCGGGCTGCAGAACGCGACTCTGCAGGACGAGTCGGGGCGCAGCCTGGCCCTCACCTACGTCACCGGCTCCATCGTGCGGTTCGGGGCCGGTCTGGCCAACATGCTGCTGCACAAGCCGTCGCCGTCGTTCTGGATCCAGGGCCCGCTGTGGGCCGGCCTCGCCGGCGGCGCGGTGATCGGCGGCGTCCTGCAGCGGGCGTTCGGCGAGGCGGCCTTCGCCGTCCCCGCCACCTTCCTGCTGACGCTCGCGGTGATGGCGCTGCTGCTGACCATCAGGCACCCGACCAACGACCTCGTCACCAGTGCGCATGCGCCGCAACCGGATGCGCATCCCGAGGCGAAGCCGACCGTCTCGGTGTGA
- a CDS encoding LON peptidase substrate-binding domain-containing protein, translated as MFPLESVRLPGEDLPLRIFEPRYQALVRECLSGDRQFGVVLISAGREVGGADARLDVGVMARIVEAQDQGGGLYRIDCAMTDRIRVVEWLPDDPFPRATTEPWPDEPGRAVGGAEIADVEDQVMALFERVAEAQGATLPPKRDLLGEPEPGQDAGERLYALASRIPIGQADRYALLAAPSAEKRLDALRDAVETVAALVEFQLAED; from the coding sequence ATGTTCCCGCTGGAGTCGGTCCGGCTGCCGGGCGAGGACCTGCCGCTGCGCATCTTCGAGCCGCGGTACCAGGCGTTGGTGCGCGAATGCCTCTCCGGCGACCGGCAATTCGGTGTCGTCCTGATCTCCGCCGGACGCGAGGTGGGCGGTGCCGACGCGCGGCTCGACGTCGGTGTCATGGCCCGGATCGTCGAGGCGCAGGACCAGGGCGGCGGGCTCTACCGGATCGACTGCGCCATGACCGACCGGATCCGGGTGGTCGAGTGGCTGCCGGACGATCCGTTCCCGCGCGCCACCACCGAGCCCTGGCCCGACGAGCCGGGGCGTGCCGTTGGCGGCGCGGAGATCGCCGACGTCGAGGACCAGGTGATGGCGTTGTTCGAGCGGGTCGCCGAGGCCCAGGGCGCCACGCTGCCGCCGAAGCGGGACCTGCTCGGCGAGCCGGAACCGGGGCAGGACGCCGGGGAGCGGCTCTACGCGCTGGCCTCGCGGATCCCGATCGGTCAGGCCGACCGGTACGCGCTGCTCGCCGCGCCGTCGGCGGAGAAGCGACTCGACGCGCTGCGGGACGCCGTCGAGACCGTCGCCGCGCTGGTGGAGTTCCAGCTCGCCGAGGACTGA